From the Burkholderia mayonis genome, one window contains:
- a CDS encoding cytidine deaminase produces the protein MQPAPRRVSARRRSRRRPDRTVRSRGAACGIRDVVDGLCDARRSLKAQGLSLIAHRSTIEARHAIAAQEPNHGTSNQRTREHDMTHNALIEAAKAAREKAYAPYSNFKVGAALATKDGKVFHGCNVENASYGLCNCAERTALFSALAAGYRPGEFATIAVVGETDGPIAPCGACRQVMIELGKPMLEVVLTNMKGDVRVTNAGDLLPDAFYLA, from the coding sequence ATGCAACCGGCGCCGAGACGCGTGAGCGCGCGACGTCGATCCCGCCGCCGCCCGGATCGCACCGTGCGGAGCCGCGGCGCAGCTTGCGGCATCCGCGACGTGGTCGACGGACTTTGCGACGCGCGACGCTCGCTCAAGGCTCAAGGCTTATCGCTCATCGCTCATCGCTCGACAATCGAGGCCCGACACGCAATCGCAGCACAAGAACCGAATCACGGAACATCGAATCAACGAACGAGGGAACACGACATGACGCACAACGCATTGATCGAAGCCGCAAAGGCTGCGCGCGAAAAGGCCTACGCGCCGTATTCGAACTTCAAGGTCGGCGCGGCGCTCGCAACGAAGGACGGCAAGGTCTTCCACGGCTGCAACGTCGAGAACGCGTCGTACGGGCTGTGCAATTGTGCGGAGCGCACCGCGTTGTTCTCGGCGCTCGCGGCCGGCTATCGGCCGGGCGAGTTCGCGACGATCGCGGTCGTCGGCGAGACGGACGGGCCGATCGCGCCGTGCGGCGCGTGCCGGCAGGTGATGATCGAGCTCGGCAAGCCGATGCTCGAGGTCGTGCTGACGAACATGAAGGGCGACGTGCGCGTGACGAATGCGGGCGACTTGCTGCCTGACGCGTTCTATCTGGCGTGA
- a CDS encoding acetate/propionate family kinase, whose product MSEPLLLTFNAGSSTLKIGLYSVANGEPAPLGRGKIDFNRTPLQFEYSNGGDARTVPLAAPVTDDLHEVLDEALNWIASHLSLHELVSVGHRVVHGGDVFDGPVALDDRTLDAITALVPLAPLHQPQSVRLIRALRHLRPHLPQVASFDTAFHRTQSDLVRRFALPRALFDEGVKRYGFHGLSYRYVAGRLRERHPALARGKIVAAHLGSGASLCALDAGVSRDTSMGFSTLDGIPMATRCGALDAGVVLHLQKMLGYSVDAVEQMLYHRSGLLGVSGVSGDARVLLADRSDGARDALELFAFRIAGETARLAATLGGLDALVFTAGIGEHQPETRAAVCERLRWLGVELDADANAHNAEIVSRDASRIAVLVVPTDEEQVIARDAASVLHV is encoded by the coding sequence ATGAGCGAGCCGCTGCTGCTGACGTTCAACGCCGGTTCGTCGACGCTGAAGATCGGCCTCTACAGCGTCGCGAACGGCGAGCCCGCGCCGCTCGGACGCGGCAAGATCGACTTCAACCGGACGCCGTTGCAGTTCGAATACTCGAACGGCGGCGACGCACGCACCGTTCCGCTCGCCGCGCCCGTCACCGACGACCTGCACGAAGTGCTCGACGAAGCACTCAACTGGATCGCGTCGCATCTGTCGCTGCACGAACTGGTATCGGTCGGCCATCGCGTCGTGCATGGCGGCGACGTATTCGACGGGCCGGTCGCCCTCGACGATCGTACGCTCGACGCGATTACCGCGCTCGTGCCGCTCGCGCCGCTGCATCAGCCGCAGAGCGTGCGTTTGATTCGCGCGCTGCGCCATCTGCGTCCGCATCTGCCGCAGGTCGCGTCGTTCGACACCGCGTTCCATCGGACGCAGTCCGATCTCGTGCGGCGCTTCGCACTGCCGCGCGCGCTGTTCGACGAAGGCGTCAAGCGCTACGGTTTTCATGGGCTGTCTTACCGATACGTCGCCGGACGGCTGCGCGAGCGGCATCCGGCGCTCGCGCGCGGCAAGATCGTCGCCGCGCACCTCGGCAGCGGCGCGAGCCTCTGCGCGCTCGACGCCGGCGTGAGCCGCGACACGAGCATGGGCTTCTCGACGCTCGACGGGATTCCGATGGCGACGCGCTGCGGCGCGCTCGACGCAGGCGTCGTGCTGCACCTTCAAAAGATGCTCGGCTATTCGGTCGATGCGGTCGAGCAGATGCTGTATCACCGCTCCGGCCTGCTCGGCGTGTCCGGCGTGAGCGGCGACGCGCGCGTGCTGCTCGCCGATCGTTCGGACGGCGCGCGCGACGCGCTCGAGCTGTTCGCGTTCCGGATCGCCGGCGAGACCGCGCGGCTTGCGGCGACGCTCGGCGGCCTCGACGCGCTCGTGTTCACCGCGGGCATCGGCGAGCATCAGCCCGAAACGCGCGCCGCGGTGTGCGAGCGGCTGCGCTGGCTCGGCGTCGAGCTCGATGCCGACGCGAACGCGCACAACGCGGAGATCGTCAGCCGCGACGCGAGCCGCATCGCGGTGCTCGTCGTGCCGACCGACGAGGAACAGGTGATCGCGCGGGATGCGGCGTCGGTCCTGCATGTCTGA
- a CDS encoding 1-phosphofructokinase family hexose kinase produces MTEIVTITPNPAVDVATSVDRVTDTRKLRCGPARRDPGGGGINVARVLTRLGADCTALYLAGGDTGRALRGLLADERVRASCIDVIDETRENFSVLETSTGREYRFVLPGPTLAPDEWPRCLDALARLADASRFLVMSGSLPPGMPDDCYGRLARLANARGVRTVVDTSGPALAAALEAGVYLVKPSLGELRALTGLPLGDDAERLAAARAIVDSGRARIVALTLGDAGALIASRDDAVRLPGVRVAVRSAIGAGDSFVAGLVDALNRGASVADASRYALAAASASLLSAGTALCTREDVERIYRELPGTVEA; encoded by the coding sequence ATGACCGAAATCGTCACCATCACGCCGAATCCCGCCGTCGACGTCGCGACGTCCGTCGACCGCGTGACCGATACCCGCAAGCTGCGCTGCGGACCCGCGCGGCGCGACCCGGGTGGCGGCGGGATCAACGTCGCGCGCGTGCTGACGCGCCTCGGCGCCGATTGCACGGCGCTCTATCTCGCGGGCGGCGATACCGGTCGCGCGCTGCGCGGGCTGCTAGCCGACGAGCGGGTGCGCGCGAGCTGCATCGACGTCATCGACGAGACGCGAGAAAACTTCTCGGTGCTCGAAACGTCGACAGGGCGCGAGTACCGCTTCGTGCTGCCGGGGCCGACGCTCGCGCCCGACGAATGGCCGCGCTGCCTCGATGCGCTCGCGCGGCTCGCCGACGCGTCGCGCTTTCTGGTGATGAGCGGCAGCCTGCCGCCCGGGATGCCGGACGATTGCTACGGCCGTCTCGCGCGGCTCGCGAACGCGCGCGGCGTGCGGACGGTCGTCGATACGTCGGGACCGGCGCTCGCGGCGGCGCTCGAAGCGGGCGTTTATCTGGTCAAGCCGAGCCTCGGCGAGTTGCGCGCGCTGACGGGGCTGCCGCTCGGCGACGACGCCGAGCGCCTCGCGGCAGCGCGCGCGATCGTCGACAGCGGTCGCGCGCGGATCGTCGCGCTGACGCTCGGCGACGCCGGCGCGCTCATCGCATCGCGCGACGACGCGGTGCGGCTGCCGGGCGTGCGCGTTGCGGTGCGCAGCGCGATCGGTGCGGGCGACAGCTTCGTCGCGGGGCTCGTCGACGCGCTCAATCGCGGCGCGAGCGTCGCCGATGCGTCGCGCTACGCGCTCGCAGCCGCGTCGGCGTCGCTGCTGAGCGCGGGCACCGCGTTGTGCACGAGGGAAGACGTCGAGCGGATCTATCGGGAATTGCCGGGGACGGTCGAGGCGTGA
- a CDS encoding BON domain-containing protein: MKSDAALKQDVEQELYWDPSLDARQIDVSVHDRIVTLRGFVPSWAQKYAAQKAAQRIAGARALVLELKVLPNESPRDDEVLAAAIVSALAWQEGLAGQEIHVDVDEGCVTLTGEVEFGYQRQAAETVVSRMRGVIGVVNRIDVHLHDASEAVRERVADALARRAQREATHIDVDERDGVVTLSGIVDSLVERRAACGAAWSVKGVREVVDHLTVA; the protein is encoded by the coding sequence ATGAAATCCGATGCTGCGCTCAAGCAAGATGTCGAACAGGAACTGTATTGGGATCCGTCGCTGGATGCGCGGCAGATCGACGTGTCGGTGCACGACCGCATCGTGACGCTGCGGGGCTTCGTGCCGAGCTGGGCGCAGAAGTACGCGGCACAGAAGGCTGCGCAGCGCATCGCCGGCGCGCGGGCGCTTGTGCTCGAGTTGAAGGTGCTGCCGAACGAATCGCCGCGTGACGATGAAGTGCTCGCCGCCGCGATCGTGTCGGCGCTCGCGTGGCAGGAAGGGCTGGCGGGGCAGGAGATTCACGTCGACGTCGACGAGGGCTGCGTGACGCTCACGGGCGAAGTCGAGTTCGGCTATCAGCGGCAGGCGGCCGAAACGGTCGTGAGCCGGATGCGGGGCGTGATTGGCGTCGTCAACCGGATCGACGTGCACTTGCACGACGCGAGCGAAGCCGTGCGCGAGCGCGTTGCGGATGCGCTCGCGCGGCGCGCGCAGCGCGAGGCCACGCATATCGACGTCGACGAGCGCGACGGCGTCGTCACGCTGTCCGGCATCGTCGATTCGCTCGTCGAGCGGCGCGCGGCGTGCGGCGCAGCATGGTCGGTCAAGGGCGTGCGCGAGGTCGTCGATCATCTGACCGTCGCGTAG